One window of the Leptospira broomii serovar Hurstbridge str. 5399 genome contains the following:
- the hemB gene encoding porphobilinogen synthase, translated as MELRRNRISPAIRNLTSSESLNAKKMIQPLFVAESLKDRESMSSLPGVFRDTKETVLKQIESDSKAGVEHFLLFLVPGNKSNDSIPTKFYEEVIGGIKRNFPETFLWIDTCLCSLTTHGHCGLLDAKGRIDNAKSVRRLSEIALCYANSGADGISPSDMMDGRVASHRKILDEHGFETLPVMSYSTKFKSNFYGPFREAAESAPGHGDRSSYQIDVRNKEDSLLSSLRDAKEGADLLMVKPGLTAIDLIQPIRNATGLPVGAYQVSGEYASLSLLAENGFCKFEDVLKETWQVFGRAGASYLITYAARRGKEIFS; from the coding sequence ATGGAACTCCGAAGAAATCGGATTTCGCCAGCGATTAGGAATTTGACTTCTTCTGAATCCTTGAATGCAAAAAAAATGATTCAACCCTTATTCGTCGCGGAATCGCTAAAGGATCGGGAAAGCATGTCTTCCCTGCCCGGAGTTTTCCGGGATACGAAGGAGACCGTTTTAAAACAAATAGAGTCCGATTCGAAAGCAGGTGTAGAGCATTTCTTACTTTTTTTAGTTCCGGGCAATAAGTCGAACGATTCCATTCCGACGAAATTTTACGAAGAAGTCATAGGGGGAATTAAGCGGAACTTTCCGGAGACTTTTCTTTGGATCGATACTTGTCTTTGTTCGTTAACTACCCACGGGCATTGCGGATTATTGGATGCCAAGGGAAGAATCGATAACGCCAAATCGGTTCGTCGCCTTTCGGAGATCGCTCTTTGTTATGCGAATTCCGGAGCGGACGGAATTTCCCCCTCGGATATGATGGATGGTCGAGTCGCAAGCCATCGCAAAATTTTGGACGAGCACGGTTTCGAAACCTTACCGGTCATGAGTTACTCGACCAAATTTAAGAGTAATTTTTACGGTCCGTTTCGAGAGGCCGCGGAATCCGCACCGGGTCATGGGGACCGTTCTTCCTACCAAATCGATGTGCGTAATAAGGAGGATTCTCTCCTGTCCTCGTTGAGAGACGCTAAAGAAGGAGCGGATTTGCTTATGGTAAAACCGGGTCTGACCGCAATTGATTTAATTCAACCGATACGCAACGCAACCGGGTTGCCTGTAGGGGCATACCAGGTAAGTGGTGAATATGCGTCATTATCCCTTCTGGCGGAAAACGGGTTTTGCAAATTCGAAGATGTTCTGAAGGAGACCTGGCAAGTGTTCGGTCGGGCCGGGGCTTCGTATTTGATTACGTACGCCGCAAGACGCGGAAAGGAGATCTTTTCTTGA
- the hemL gene encoding glutamate-1-semialdehyde 2,1-aminomutase, with translation MKSYGSSSELFDRAKKVAPGGVHSPVRSFRSVGGTPVFFQAAKGASLTDVAGKQYIDYCLSFGPLLLGHRDPEVEEVVLETASLAWSFGAAEPYSLELAEWIVARIPWVEKIRFVNSGTEAVMSALRVARAATGRNKILKFDGCYHGHLDALLVKAGSGLAGESSSDSAGIGSELIRNTLVLPLDDEKAVENLFETEGKNIAALVIEPLPANYGLLIQRKEFLQKIAEVARKYGTLILFDEVISGFRVGLTGMSGELGIRPDLVTYGKIIGGGFPVGAYAGRAELMDLVAPQGPVYQAGTLSASPFGMRAGLSTLIKCERENVYSILEERTRQLSEGLLSIFRKYDPGTDWAAETHASLFWFHKKTSSSVRTVDAIPAGHKESFAKVFHLLLENGIYLAPSGYEVGFTSFAHTTEVIAKTLELAEEAFRKNRS, from the coding sequence TTGAAATCATACGGTAGTTCCTCGGAACTTTTTGATCGTGCTAAAAAGGTCGCTCCGGGGGGAGTTCATTCTCCTGTAAGGTCCTTCCGATCCGTGGGCGGAACGCCGGTATTTTTTCAAGCCGCAAAAGGCGCCTCATTAACGGATGTGGCAGGAAAGCAATACATCGATTATTGTTTAAGCTTCGGCCCTTTGCTTTTGGGTCATCGGGATCCTGAAGTGGAAGAAGTCGTCCTGGAGACCGCCTCGCTCGCATGGAGTTTTGGCGCTGCCGAGCCTTATTCATTGGAACTTGCCGAATGGATCGTCGCGCGAATCCCTTGGGTGGAGAAAATCCGTTTTGTGAATAGCGGCACTGAGGCCGTCATGAGCGCATTGCGAGTGGCCCGTGCCGCGACCGGTCGAAATAAAATATTGAAGTTTGACGGGTGTTATCACGGGCATTTAGACGCCCTTTTGGTAAAAGCCGGCTCCGGTTTGGCCGGGGAGTCATCTTCGGATAGCGCCGGGATCGGTTCGGAACTTATACGAAACACGTTAGTCCTTCCTTTGGACGACGAGAAAGCTGTGGAGAATCTATTCGAGACGGAAGGGAAGAATATTGCCGCTCTTGTGATAGAGCCTTTGCCCGCAAATTACGGATTATTGATACAGCGAAAGGAATTCCTGCAAAAAATCGCGGAAGTCGCTCGAAAATACGGAACTTTGATTTTGTTCGACGAAGTAATCAGCGGATTTCGCGTCGGTCTTACCGGGATGAGCGGCGAATTGGGAATTCGCCCGGATTTAGTGACTTATGGCAAAATCATCGGCGGAGGGTTCCCGGTCGGCGCTTACGCGGGACGCGCAGAACTTATGGATTTAGTCGCTCCTCAGGGGCCCGTTTATCAAGCCGGTACATTAAGCGCGAGTCCATTCGGCATGAGAGCCGGATTGTCGACCCTTATAAAATGCGAACGGGAAAACGTGTATTCGATCTTAGAAGAAAGAACAAGGCAATTATCCGAGGGGCTACTTTCAATTTTTAGAAAGTACGATCCTGGAACTGACTGGGCGGCAGAAACTCACGCATCCTTATTTTGGTTCCATAAAAAGACGTCCTCCTCCGTTCGAACCGTCGATGCGATCCCTGCGGGCCATAAGGAATCTTTTGCGAAAGTATTTCACTTATTATTGGAGAATGGAATCTATCTGGCTCCTTCCGGTTACGAAGTTGGGTTTACGAGCTTTGCACACACTACGGAAGTAATCGCGAAAACCTTGGAGTTGGCCGAAGAAGCCTTCAGAAAGAATCGATCGTAA
- a CDS encoding sensor histidine kinase, which translates to MHSFKYKKILLPLAWIAITVSLGSWWLFLGLRQNRMAMELASRIGGVAEQEVLDKLERQSLMIKMEGTFFLLMLVAGGITLVWLTFREYKRNKLIQDFFSTVTHEMKTPLASLRLQVESLLEESPNPSTDKLLHRLLKDSVRIESQMTKALYLASLMRSEGLYLEDTNLPDLEESFKDDWSELTLITDWTCARVKADRKALESVFRNLLENSVQHGKATKVKISTEQVPGGRVKFEFQDNGIGFRGDLRTLGRPFIRHTSTSGTGIGLYIVKNLIKKMGGNFVLRASESGGFKAEWTLSASGKGTKST; encoded by the coding sequence ATGCACTCCTTTAAATACAAGAAAATTCTCCTTCCGCTCGCATGGATAGCGATTACGGTTTCGCTGGGAAGTTGGTGGCTTTTTTTGGGGCTGCGTCAAAATCGCATGGCTATGGAATTAGCGTCTAGAATCGGCGGTGTCGCGGAGCAGGAGGTTCTGGATAAGTTAGAAAGACAAAGTCTTATGATTAAGATGGAAGGAACGTTCTTCCTCTTAATGCTCGTTGCAGGCGGGATCACTTTGGTTTGGCTGACGTTCCGAGAATATAAACGTAATAAACTCATTCAGGATTTCTTTTCCACCGTCACTCATGAAATGAAAACTCCGCTGGCGAGTTTGAGATTGCAAGTGGAAAGTCTGCTGGAGGAAAGTCCTAATCCTTCGACAGATAAACTTCTGCATAGGCTTCTCAAAGATTCCGTACGGATCGAATCCCAAATGACGAAAGCTCTCTATCTCGCCAGCCTGATGCGCTCCGAGGGATTGTACTTGGAAGATACTAATCTTCCGGATCTAGAGGAAAGTTTTAAGGACGACTGGTCGGAATTAACTTTGATAACCGACTGGACCTGTGCAAGAGTCAAGGCTGACCGCAAAGCTTTAGAAAGCGTTTTCAGAAATCTTTTAGAAAATTCGGTTCAGCACGGCAAAGCGACGAAAGTTAAAATATCTACGGAGCAGGTTCCAGGCGGAAGAGTTAAGTTTGAGTTCCAAGATAATGGGATCGGTTTTCGCGGCGATCTTCGCACATTGGGCAGACCGTTTATTCGACATACTTCTACAAGCGGTACCGGTATCGGCCTATATATCGTTAAGAATCTTATCAAGAAAATGGGCGGCAATTTCGTTTTACGTGCCTCCGAATCCGGAGGATTTAAGGCGGAATGGACCCTTTCCGCCTCCGGAAAAGGGACTAAATCGACATGA
- a CDS encoding response regulator transcription factor: MKAKLLLVEDDRSLGETLKERLEKEGYEMIWTVSAQSARALALESKPDLILLDVRLPDGDGFELAAELRTRKDCPPFLFLTAHSGAPERLRGFELGAEEFIPKPFHLKELLIRVRHVLESHKHSFKKTKYAYEGFTLDFSGYSIHTPSGEEIHLSKRDCALLNMLVEERQRTVSRDEILDRLWGEEKFPTNRTIDNSIVRLRQAFGDKGEDAIRSVRGVGYQWTGDLQDA, encoded by the coding sequence ATGAAGGCAAAACTTTTACTGGTGGAAGATGATCGGTCCCTGGGAGAAACCCTAAAAGAGCGGTTGGAGAAGGAAGGATACGAAATGATTTGGACCGTATCCGCGCAATCCGCAAGAGCCTTGGCTCTGGAATCTAAACCGGATTTGATTCTTCTGGACGTAAGATTGCCGGACGGAGACGGATTCGAATTGGCAGCGGAATTGCGAACTCGCAAAGATTGTCCCCCCTTTCTTTTTTTAACCGCACATTCGGGCGCACCGGAGAGATTACGAGGATTCGAACTCGGAGCGGAGGAATTTATTCCTAAGCCCTTCCACTTAAAGGAACTTTTGATTCGAGTAAGACACGTATTAGAATCTCATAAACATTCGTTTAAGAAAACTAAATATGCTTATGAAGGATTTACGTTGGATTTTTCGGGGTATTCCATCCATACGCCTTCGGGAGAAGAGATACATCTTTCTAAGAGGGATTGCGCCTTGCTGAATATGTTGGTGGAAGAGCGACAAAGAACGGTAAGCCGAGACGAAATCTTGGACCGTCTTTGGGGAGAGGAAAAATTCCCCACAAATAGAACGATAGATAATTCCATTGTACGTCTTCGGCAAGCGTTCGGAGACAAAGGCGAAGACGCGATTCGATCCGTGAGAGGGGTCGGTTACCAATGGACCGGAGATTTACAGGATGCCTAA
- a CDS encoding uroporphyrinogen decarboxylase family protein: MPNQKFTNALQCKAQSIPPIWMMRQAGRYHSHYQNLRKKHTFEELCKIPELAAEVAYGPVNDFGFDTAILFSDILFPLEALGMGLKFGDDGPKLGWQLAEYSDLGRMHSLEHAVDFMSFQKNAVALTRKRIPEDRSLIGFIGGPWTLFCYATLGKHDGNLILPKVSPVLREGFYKKLLPLLRENIRLQLEGGAEIVMIFDTAGGDASPGFFMDAIFPPLRELVEAFPEKIGYYAKGIPSQSLESIRSLVGLAGFGVDHRVELTELFGKRKQFIQGNFDQAMLFLEPDEFRSYLMKWLDPFLRLTPDQRSGWVCGLGHGVLPKTPEANVRNFVKTVRDVFA; encoded by the coding sequence ATGCCTAATCAGAAATTTACGAACGCCTTGCAATGCAAGGCTCAATCGATTCCTCCGATCTGGATGATGCGCCAAGCGGGTCGATATCATTCTCATTACCAAAATTTACGGAAAAAACATACATTCGAGGAACTATGTAAAATTCCCGAACTGGCTGCGGAAGTCGCGTACGGCCCTGTAAACGATTTCGGATTCGATACTGCAATTCTGTTTTCTGATATTCTATTTCCCCTAGAAGCGCTCGGGATGGGTCTAAAGTTTGGAGACGACGGACCCAAACTCGGCTGGCAATTGGCCGAGTATAGCGATTTGGGAAGAATGCATTCTTTGGAGCATGCCGTCGATTTTATGAGTTTCCAGAAGAACGCGGTGGCCTTGACGCGTAAAAGGATTCCCGAAGATCGATCCTTGATCGGGTTTATCGGAGGCCCGTGGACCTTATTTTGTTACGCGACATTAGGAAAACATGATGGAAATCTGATTTTGCCGAAAGTTTCACCAGTATTAAGGGAAGGGTTTTATAAAAAACTTTTACCTTTATTGCGTGAGAACATTCGACTTCAATTGGAAGGCGGCGCCGAGATCGTCATGATTTTCGATACTGCAGGCGGAGACGCTTCTCCCGGTTTCTTTATGGATGCGATATTTCCCCCGCTGCGGGAGCTGGTGGAAGCGTTTCCGGAAAAGATAGGCTATTATGCGAAAGGAATCCCCTCTCAAAGTTTGGAATCGATCCGGTCCCTAGTCGGACTTGCGGGTTTCGGAGTGGATCACCGAGTAGAACTTACGGAACTCTTCGGAAAACGAAAGCAGTTTATCCAAGGGAATTTCGATCAGGCCATGCTTTTTTTGGAGCCTGACGAATTCCGAAGTTATTTAATGAAATGGTTGGATCCTTTTTTAAGACTGACACCCGATCAACGGTCCGGTTGGGTCTGCGGATTAGGGCACGGAGTTCTTCCTAAAACTCCCGAAGCGAATGTGCGCAATTTTGTAAAAACTGTGAGGGATGTATTTGCATGA
- the hemN gene encoding oxygen-independent coproporphyrinogen III oxidase has protein sequence MKSQINLIEKYDVPAPRYTSYPTVPYWEDNPTRSEWLNAVRNRILPEDSSVALYLHIPFCETLCSFCGCNTSITKNHTVEEPYIETLLEEFANYVKSIPELPKRELRELHLGGGSPTYLSESNLKALLTPILSSWKTAERPEFSLEVDPRRTRLTQLEVLKDFGFTRISLGVQDFDAEVQRLVNRIQPYELTAGITEGARKLGYTSVNFDLIYGLPRQTKESIRDTILKTLQLRPDRIAFYSYAHVPWIKAAQRLFTEDDLPKGSEKRELYEIGREMFLNAGYKEIGMDHFALETDSLYTASLDGTLHRNFMGYTTRSTDLLLGMGVSAISDSWDCFYQNEKILKKYQRRIQEDGHALLRGHKLTGEDLRQRELLLRLSTTGRVDVPAEIFEEVRLYLASMEDDTLIRWDGHTLVLTDLGKPFLRNACTGLDLRLRRKSPESKVFSQSI, from the coding sequence ATGAAATCACAAATAAATCTGATAGAAAAATATGATGTTCCCGCTCCGCGTTATACTAGTTATCCTACTGTTCCTTATTGGGAGGATAATCCGACACGTTCGGAATGGCTGAATGCGGTTCGAAACAGAATTCTTCCTGAAGATTCTTCGGTTGCTTTGTATTTGCACATTCCTTTTTGTGAAACGCTTTGTTCTTTTTGCGGATGCAATACTTCGATTACCAAAAATCATACGGTGGAAGAACCGTATATCGAAACTCTGTTGGAAGAGTTTGCGAACTACGTTAAGTCTATCCCGGAATTACCTAAACGCGAATTGAGAGAATTGCATCTAGGAGGAGGCTCTCCCACTTACCTCTCCGAATCCAATTTAAAAGCTCTACTGACTCCGATTCTTAGCTCCTGGAAAACTGCGGAAAGGCCCGAGTTTTCGTTGGAAGTGGATCCTAGAAGAACCAGGTTGACCCAGCTAGAAGTTTTAAAGGATTTCGGGTTTACGAGAATCAGTTTAGGGGTTCAGGATTTCGATGCCGAAGTGCAGAGACTAGTAAATCGAATTCAGCCCTATGAACTTACTGCCGGTATTACGGAGGGTGCCAGGAAATTAGGCTACACTTCAGTAAATTTCGACCTTATATACGGCCTGCCTAGACAAACTAAAGAGAGTATACGGGATACTATATTAAAAACGTTGCAATTACGTCCGGATAGGATCGCGTTTTATAGTTATGCCCACGTCCCTTGGATTAAGGCCGCTCAGAGATTGTTTACCGAGGATGATCTTCCGAAAGGATCGGAAAAAAGGGAGCTATATGAAATCGGGCGAGAAATGTTCCTAAACGCAGGTTACAAAGAGATCGGCATGGATCATTTTGCTCTGGAAACCGATTCACTTTATACGGCTTCTTTGGACGGAACTCTTCATCGTAATTTTATGGGGTACACCACTCGCTCTACGGATCTACTCTTAGGTATGGGAGTTTCGGCTATTTCGGATAGTTGGGATTGCTTTTATCAGAATGAAAAAATTCTGAAGAAATATCAGAGAAGAATTCAGGAAGACGGCCATGCTTTGCTTAGAGGACATAAACTTACCGGCGAGGATTTACGTCAGCGCGAATTGCTTCTAAGGCTTTCCACTACGGGTAGAGTGGACGTTCCCGCTGAGATTTTCGAGGAAGTCAGGCTCTATTTAGCCTCCATGGAGGACGATACTTTAATTAGGTGGGACGGCCATACCCTTGTTCTTACGGACCTCGGTAAGCCATTTCTTCGAAACGCCTGTACAGGTCTGGACCTACGATTGAGAAGAAAAAGTCCCGAAAGTAAGGTTTTCTCGCAATCTATTTGA
- a CDS encoding LA_0442/LA_0875 N-terminal domain-containing protein, producing the protein MVLILFLLPAAIFPVTILLREGGKVKGDLVTQNQSSIVIQTESGKRAINKKLVLKVLYKDVSDDEEEKIRSAEEKKIANTKREVVEKEQARQLQLQQDEADRLRREEEQRKVVPIVPKQDAIEPGKALFRSAILPGWGQFYSDRKVFGVLWPTLIAAAGFASYDKYRVYRNAVRDYGTLGNPYSQTAIIGTALGINAVYTPPTSSDPLTQYILDKNYNLIRQKRAEADRDFQHYQEALYALGAIYLLNLVDAYFFANFGRNLVKVSDGTNSGLVLSVLPSNVGQANLSSTGSSSASFLETKYSFGYRFSF; encoded by the coding sequence ATGGTTCTCATCCTGTTTTTATTACCGGCGGCGATATTTCCGGTAACCATTCTATTGCGCGAAGGTGGCAAAGTAAAAGGCGATCTAGTCACGCAGAATCAATCATCGATAGTGATCCAGACCGAATCAGGCAAACGAGCAATCAATAAAAAGTTAGTCTTAAAAGTCTTGTATAAGGACGTCAGCGACGACGAAGAAGAGAAAATTCGCTCTGCCGAAGAGAAGAAGATCGCCAATACCAAGCGAGAAGTCGTCGAAAAAGAGCAGGCACGGCAATTGCAACTGCAACAGGATGAAGCCGATCGACTTCGAAGAGAGGAAGAGCAGCGCAAAGTCGTTCCAATAGTCCCTAAGCAGGACGCGATAGAGCCTGGAAAAGCGTTGTTTCGTTCCGCAATATTACCCGGGTGGGGACAGTTTTATAGCGATCGAAAAGTTTTCGGAGTACTGTGGCCGACTCTGATAGCAGCTGCGGGCTTTGCTTCTTATGATAAATATAGGGTCTACCGTAATGCGGTTCGAGATTACGGGACATTAGGAAATCCTTATTCACAAACTGCGATCATAGGAACTGCTCTAGGTATTAATGCGGTATACACGCCTCCGACATCTTCGGACCCGTTGACTCAATACATTCTGGATAAGAACTACAATTTAATCCGCCAAAAAAGGGCGGAGGCCGATCGGGATTTTCAGCATTATCAAGAAGCTCTATACGCTTTGGGCGCTATTTATTTACTTAATTTAGTCGATGCTTATTTCTTTGCCAACTTTGGTAGGAATTTAGTGAAAGTTTCCGACGGCACAAATTCCGGTCTCGTCTTATCGGTGTTACCTTCGAATGTCGGCCAAGCGAATTTAAGCTCCACCGGATCTTCCTCAGCTTCTTTTTTGGAAACCAAATATTCGTTCGGTTATAGATTCAGTTTTTAA
- the hemG gene encoding protoporphyrinogen oxidase, with protein MAKPIPDRVIIGAGFTGLVHAFLAIEKGESVLVLEKRDGTGGLIRSVRTEYGIVETAANGILNCWELERLASRLGLDVLLPDSASRRRYIFSDGKPRRLPLKLGEIIRLVYGAVSKPSKPEPGESVLRWGKRILGEGTVSKIVEPALGGIYAGDLDLMSAEFVFGKFLPEDQTLWKNLRAYSKSLKNRPRLSPARRGTVSFRGGIGTLVRALEARVTQDGKILYDEDISSLRELKKRFPGAKITIATGLASSLRILKSEFPELKTYQGVLELLPIVSVTRFGKDSVLKGKKGFGILFPKDHKSFSSELGLRVRGILFNDFIWPTRAEKGIHSETYIYGGAGDREIATKSEDEIINIVEDDRKKLIPDGLDPINHYVTVWKEALPVYGPQLYAFNKDLDRILPPDIKVEGNFRQGIGLKSILERAFAGN; from the coding sequence GTGGCAAAACCCATTCCAGATCGAGTTATTATTGGTGCCGGATTTACGGGCCTCGTCCATGCATTTCTCGCAATCGAGAAAGGAGAATCCGTCTTAGTTTTAGAAAAAAGGGACGGGACCGGAGGATTAATACGTTCGGTTCGTACCGAGTACGGAATCGTGGAAACAGCCGCAAACGGAATTCTAAATTGTTGGGAATTGGAGAGGCTTGCTTCTCGACTGGGCTTAGACGTTTTACTTCCGGATTCTGCGTCTCGAAGAAGATATATATTCTCCGATGGAAAGCCGAGACGATTACCGCTGAAGTTGGGAGAAATTATTAGATTAGTTTACGGTGCAGTCTCGAAACCGTCCAAGCCGGAACCGGGAGAGTCCGTACTCCGTTGGGGAAAGCGGATTTTAGGAGAAGGTACGGTATCCAAAATCGTCGAACCGGCGTTAGGTGGAATTTACGCCGGAGATTTGGATCTGATGTCCGCCGAATTTGTTTTCGGTAAGTTTTTGCCGGAAGATCAAACTCTCTGGAAAAATTTAAGAGCATATTCAAAATCCTTAAAGAATAGACCGAGGCTTTCGCCTGCGCGACGAGGCACGGTAAGCTTTAGGGGCGGAATCGGTACTTTAGTCCGTGCGTTGGAAGCGAGAGTGACTCAAGACGGAAAGATTCTGTATGATGAAGATATATCCAGCTTACGTGAACTTAAAAAAAGATTCCCGGGGGCCAAGATTACGATTGCTACTGGTCTCGCATCGAGTTTGAGAATTTTAAAGAGCGAATTCCCTGAACTAAAAACATATCAAGGAGTGCTGGAGTTATTGCCGATCGTAAGCGTTACTAGATTCGGTAAGGATTCCGTTCTGAAGGGGAAGAAAGGATTTGGAATACTTTTTCCTAAAGATCATAAATCTTTTTCTTCTGAATTGGGCTTGCGAGTCAGGGGAATTTTATTCAACGATTTTATCTGGCCTACTCGGGCGGAAAAAGGAATTCACTCCGAAACCTACATCTACGGCGGAGCCGGAGATCGGGAAATCGCAACTAAATCGGAGGATGAAATCATTAATATCGTCGAGGATGATAGAAAAAAATTGATTCCCGACGGTCTCGATCCGATCAATCATTATGTTACTGTGTGGAAGGAAGCGTTGCCGGTATATGGTCCGCAACTTTACGCGTTTAATAAGGATTTGGATAGGATTCTTCCTCCGGATATCAAAGTCGAAGGGAACTTTAGACAAGGTATCGGTTTAAAGTCCATTTTGGAAAGGGCTTTTGCAGGTAATTAG
- a CDS encoding DUF4870 domain-containing protein, translating into MKYEDLEKLNGLKEKGAISQEEYEAEKKKILETPYSNQNDRLGMTVNQYCMLLHLSLYSVFVFPVVGMLVPLVLWLIEKDSDPEVDAHGKIVVNWLISSLIYGVIFGVLCIVLIGIPFILILGVCYALFPIIGAVKANSGIKWEYPLSLHFLKKEQSQ; encoded by the coding sequence ATGAAATACGAAGACTTAGAAAAATTAAACGGTCTGAAAGAAAAAGGTGCGATTTCTCAAGAAGAATATGAGGCAGAGAAAAAGAAGATTTTAGAGACTCCTTATTCGAATCAGAATGATCGCTTGGGAATGACAGTGAATCAATATTGCATGCTACTGCATTTGTCTTTATACTCCGTATTCGTATTTCCGGTCGTCGGTATGTTGGTGCCGTTAGTTCTCTGGTTGATCGAAAAAGATTCGGACCCGGAGGTCGATGCCCACGGAAAGATCGTCGTTAACTGGCTTATCAGCTCGCTGATATATGGAGTAATTTTTGGAGTTCTATGTATCGTTCTGATAGGAATTCCATTTATTCTTATATTGGGCGTATGCTATGCTTTGTTCCCGATTATCGGGGCGGTGAAAGCGAATAGCGGTATCAAATGGGAATACCCTTTAAGTCTGCATTTTTTAAAAAAAGAACAATCTCAATAG
- the hemH gene encoding ferrochelatase, giving the protein MKNRLLLLNLGGPRSAAEIPKFLLDLFEDPFVFDLSLPEFLRKWIAKKIAVSRAKTVAETYASMGFGGGSPLVSETENQANELRKLLEESGEKWEVRIAMSCGFPDLRDLGEDWTDPRKGVIILPLYPQYSRSTVLSTAMLLKKKLGFCPSGHPGWVPPFSTRPEYLESVKNLILDYFKGNLKPETFLHLQSGGVQNWQEIDLVFSAHGIPVKLIQKGDVYVREIEQNVSDLESLLRADGFHGKIHLSFQSRVGPAKWTSPNTLDKIAELAAKNVKRIAIYPISFVSDHLETLEEIGVQIRDHALARGVMEYYRIPAPGTYPAFLEALSKFVFEAKIAVERGGQGACLCKSCGGFDPKRQATVCLAR; this is encoded by the coding sequence TTGAAAAACAGACTCCTTCTTTTAAATTTAGGCGGACCTAGAAGCGCCGCGGAAATCCCGAAATTTTTATTGGACCTTTTCGAAGACCCGTTCGTTTTCGATCTCTCCCTTCCGGAGTTTTTAAGAAAATGGATAGCCAAGAAAATCGCAGTCTCTAGAGCCAAAACAGTCGCAGAGACATACGCCTCGATGGGTTTCGGAGGAGGATCCCCTCTAGTATCCGAAACGGAAAACCAAGCAAACGAATTGCGTAAGCTTCTGGAAGAATCCGGAGAAAAATGGGAAGTCCGGATAGCGATGAGTTGCGGCTTCCCGGACCTGAGGGATCTAGGAGAAGATTGGACCGACCCAAGAAAAGGTGTTATTATTTTACCTTTATATCCGCAGTATTCGCGATCGACCGTCCTTTCAACCGCGATGTTGTTAAAGAAAAAATTAGGATTTTGTCCATCCGGTCACCCGGGTTGGGTGCCTCCGTTCTCCACTCGCCCTGAATATCTAGAATCGGTAAAGAATCTGATCCTAGATTATTTCAAAGGAAATTTGAAGCCCGAGACGTTTCTTCACTTGCAAAGCGGCGGTGTACAAAATTGGCAAGAAATAGATCTTGTTTTCAGCGCTCACGGAATTCCCGTTAAATTAATTCAAAAAGGAGACGTATACGTTCGAGAAATTGAGCAAAACGTTTCGGATTTAGAATCTCTATTACGGGCTGACGGGTTTCACGGTAAGATTCATCTTTCGTTTCAAAGCAGAGTCGGGCCGGCAAAATGGACGAGTCCTAATACCCTAGACAAAATTGCTGAACTCGCCGCAAAAAATGTTAAGAGAATTGCTATCTACCCGATTAGTTTTGTCAGCGATCATTTAGAAACTCTGGAGGAAATCGGAGTACAAATAAGGGACCATGCCCTTGCCCGGGGCGTGATGGAATATTACCGAATTCCCGCCCCCGGAACTTACCCCGCCTTTTTAGAAGCATTAAGTAAATTCGTTTTCGAGGCAAAAATCGCAGTAGAGAGGGGAGGGCAGGGCGCCTGTCTATGCAAATCTTGCGGCGGGTTCGATCCTAAGCGCCAAGCGACCGTTTGCTTAGCACGTTGA